In the genome of Mycobacterium kansasii ATCC 12478, one region contains:
- a CDS encoding DUF5994 family protein → MERETRLQLKTFRPVSEHIDGAWWPRSRSLADELPGLVAAVSERLGPIAIVGYRHNGWDETPSSVEIDGHSVELLGFTSDEPTSVILIGEDGHHVTLRVISPDVGEQSGRQALDDARSCTDGDVASASRSLVARSVADVADKLARHEGRADEQRTAQIRRWSEEAAEQFVDAPVQTFVPILVEHIVRNRMLESRAATASPLR, encoded by the coding sequence GTGGAGCGCGAAACCCGGTTACAGCTCAAGACATTTCGTCCGGTCTCGGAGCACATCGACGGCGCGTGGTGGCCGCGGTCCAGGAGCCTGGCCGACGAGCTGCCGGGCTTGGTGGCAGCGGTATCCGAACGGCTGGGACCGATCGCGATAGTGGGCTACCGCCACAACGGCTGGGACGAAACACCGTCTTCGGTTGAGATCGACGGCCACTCCGTCGAATTGCTGGGCTTCACCAGTGACGAGCCGACCAGTGTGATCCTGATCGGAGAGGACGGGCATCATGTGACGCTGCGCGTCATTTCGCCCGACGTCGGCGAGCAGAGCGGCCGACAGGCCCTCGACGACGCGCGATCATGCACCGACGGCGACGTCGCCTCCGCCAGTCGTTCCCTGGTGGCCCGATCTGTGGCCGACGTGGCAGACAAGTTGGCCCGGCACGAGGGCCGCGCCGACGAGCAGCGAACCGCACAGATCAGGCGCTGGTCTGAGGAGGCCGCTGAACAGTTCGTCGATGCACCGGTGCAGACCTTCGTCCCCATCCTGGTCGAACACATCGTCCGTAACCGGATGCTGGAATCCCGCGCGGCAACCGCGTCGCCGCTGCGCTGA
- a CDS encoding glycerol-3-phosphate dehydrogenase/oxidase yields the protein MSNPISAPQGEQPAGTLGPQQRALAWERLGAEQFDVVVIGGGVVGSGCALDAATRGLKVALVEARDLASGTSSRSSKMFHGGLRYLEQLEFGLVREALYERELSLTRLAPHLVKPLPFLFPLTKRWWERPYIAAGIFLYDRLGGAKSVPAQKHLTRAGALRLSPGLKRSSLIGGIRYYDTVVDDARHTMTVARTAAHYGAVVRCSTQVVALLREGDRVIGVRVRDSEDGSITEVRGHVVVNATGVWTDEIQALSKQRGRFQVRASKGVHVVVPRDRIVSDVAMILRTEKSVMFIIPWGSHWIIGTTDTDWNLDLAHPAATKVDIDYILGTVNGVLATPLTHADIDGVYAGLRPLLAGESEETSKLSREHAVAVPAAGLVAIAGGKYTTYRVMAADAIDTAVQFIPARVAPSITQKVSLLGADGYFALVNQVEHVGAMYGLHPYRVRHLLDRYGSLIDEVLALAADDPGLLSPIREAPGYLRVEALYAVTAEAALHLEDILARRMRISIEYPHRGVDCAREVADIIAPVLGWTAEDIGREVANYKARVEAEVLSQAQPDDVSADMLRASAPEARAEILEPVPLN from the coding sequence GTGAGCAACCCAATCAGCGCACCGCAAGGCGAGCAGCCCGCTGGGACGCTGGGACCGCAGCAGCGCGCGTTGGCCTGGGAGCGGCTCGGTGCCGAGCAATTCGACGTGGTCGTCATCGGCGGCGGCGTGGTGGGCTCCGGGTGCGCGCTGGATGCTGCCACCCGCGGTCTCAAGGTGGCCCTGGTCGAGGCCCGCGACCTGGCCTCCGGCACGTCGAGCCGCTCGTCGAAGATGTTCCACGGCGGGTTGCGTTACCTCGAGCAACTGGAATTCGGCCTGGTGCGTGAGGCCCTCTACGAGCGGGAGCTGTCGCTGACGCGGCTGGCGCCACACCTGGTCAAGCCGTTGCCGTTCTTGTTCCCGCTGACCAAGCGCTGGTGGGAACGCCCCTACATCGCCGCGGGCATCTTCCTCTACGACCGGCTGGGCGGCGCCAAATCGGTTCCGGCGCAAAAGCATCTGACCCGTGCCGGGGCGCTGCGATTGAGCCCGGGGTTGAAGCGCAGTTCGCTGATCGGCGGTATCCGCTACTACGACACCGTCGTCGACGATGCCCGCCATACCATGACGGTCGCGCGCACCGCGGCCCATTACGGAGCCGTCGTGCGGTGCTCCACCCAGGTGGTGGCGCTGCTGCGCGAGGGCGACCGGGTGATCGGCGTGCGGGTGCGCGACTCCGAGGACGGCTCGATCACCGAGGTGCGCGGCCACGTCGTGGTCAACGCGACCGGGGTCTGGACCGACGAGATCCAGGCGTTGTCCAAACAGCGCGGACGGTTCCAGGTGCGCGCGTCCAAGGGGGTACACGTGGTGGTGCCCCGGGACCGGATTGTCAGCGACGTCGCGATGATCCTGCGCACCGAGAAGTCGGTCATGTTCATCATTCCGTGGGGCAGCCACTGGATCATCGGGACCACCGACACCGACTGGAACCTCGACCTGGCCCATCCCGCGGCCACCAAGGTCGACATCGACTACATTCTGGGCACCGTCAACGGGGTGCTGGCTACCCCGTTGACGCACGCCGACATCGACGGCGTGTACGCCGGGCTGCGGCCGCTGCTGGCCGGGGAAAGCGAGGAAACCTCCAAGCTGTCGCGCGAGCACGCCGTCGCAGTGCCGGCGGCGGGGCTGGTGGCCATCGCCGGCGGCAAGTACACCACCTACCGGGTGATGGCCGCCGACGCGATCGACACCGCCGTGCAGTTCATTCCGGCCCGGGTCGCGCCGTCGATCACCCAGAAGGTGAGCCTGCTGGGGGCCGACGGCTACTTCGCTCTGGTCAACCAGGTCGAGCACGTCGGCGCGATGTACGGCCTGCACCCCTACCGGGTGCGGCATCTGCTGGACCGCTACGGGTCGCTGATCGACGAGGTGCTGGCGTTGGCGGCCGACGATCCCGGTCTGCTCAGCCCGATCAGGGAGGCGCCCGGCTATCTGCGGGTCGAAGCCCTCTATGCCGTCACCGCCGAGGCGGCCCTGCATCTGGAGGACATCCTGGCCCGGCGCATGCGGATCTCCATCGAATATCCGCACCGCGGCGTGGACTGCGCCCGGGAAGTGGCCGACATCATCGCACCGGTGCTGGGCTGGACCGCCGAGGATATCGGGCGCGAGGTCGCCAACTACAAGGCGCGCGTTGAAGCCGAGGTGCTGTCACAGGCCCAGCCGGACGACGTATCGGCGGACATGTTGCGAGCCAGCGCACCCGAAGCCCGGGCCGAGATCCTCGAACCGGTGCCACTCAATTGA
- a CDS encoding cation-translocating P-type ATPase has product MGRSLSRAAPDIPALTRAAAGVAVEAMGGPPARRISTNGPRHWIEVRGLGCKHSAAIATDILAAVRATPGVLEAFLNPTIARLVVTVDADGPSVAQLCRIVAGAERRHGTSDTYPASLPGDDTLLMGRMIAAAAATTGFALSLTGSLLRLPRLPDLVAVPPTLADHLPRLRRELERRLGPEGTDMFFGVVNATAAALTLSPTAAAAEAATRAMLAAEAWTGRLTWRRHEPGLGSRPVPDDAASAPRSVPTPADGPAERYANRIGAIGLGAAAVAGVLSRNPDTAGAAALAAVPKPLRTVREAFGCAMSRGLAARHDALVLRPGALRTLDRVDAIMIDPRAFYVDELMVSRILGVQDSQRTRAWEAVRAALDNGELSPGWHDLADIPGAGGGTGQALISPVRDPFAAAVLTEARRSHPRVSSLDDDGLRSLAQGFDQLYPVDGSVDDAVAAAVAELKAGGATVALLTTSQLKAAQRADVTIGVQRQRHPAPWGSDVVVTDLAGAWRVLHALPAARAATDNAVRLSASASAIGALMLIPGVPGRSSVSVNIGMAASLWFGFRSAAKVFRDPLPEPETVHDWHSLPVTEVRRLLPRPADEHRAEAASTWWQSLPPIRLAHKASVGSWRLVRDFADEMRSDLSDPITPLLATGALASALLGSPLDAVLVAGVLLVNAGLSAEQQLHAERILNRLLAVQDPSARRRVGPLDEQRDEKVAAKRLRPGDIIEIHADEVVPADARLLQASDVEVDESMLTGESLPVAKQTEPTPGAPLAERDCMLYAGTTVVAGTAVAVVTAVGSRSEVRRALAMAPRKSAEIGLQRQLRRITRRALPFSVAGGALVGLLSVARGTPLRAAVGSAVTLIVAAIPEGLTLVVTLAQLAAARRLTGESVLIRNAHCIEALARLNVVCFDKTGTLSENRLKVKVVRPMTGFTPAQVLDAALSTTYSRHAHRVEHATDDAINQAAADPALRGSRPQPRPNRDAFLPFQSGRPFAAALVGTRLTLKGSPEVLSSALAGPRTRIGPLRKQIDELAAKGLRVLAVAERRLSREQAAAAAADPDLLESLCTSDLTPIGLLGMADTPRPTAQAVLAALADREIGVRLITGDHPTTAAVIAQELGIDVTVEQVVTGSDWEAMSADQRAEAVVSRLVFARMTPEHKIEVVQTLERAGLVTAMVGDGVNDAAAIRAASVGIGVGARGSDAARTAADVVLLDGKIEALLDALDEGEQLWRRVHSAVSVLLGGNLGEVSFALITTILTGRSVLNARQMLLVNMLTDALPAAALAVSPQAGTAEVDRGEAGMWRAIGIRGASTTIGAMLAWLLASTTGTQRRAATVALIGLVGTQLAQTLADSHSALVVLTTVGSLGALALVVTTPGLSQVFGCTPVGPLGWGQALLAAAVAGGISALAPDLLVRASENARRLIAATADGAASVDAVDSLARR; this is encoded by the coding sequence ATGGGCAGATCGTTATCCCGTGCAGCGCCGGATATTCCGGCGTTGACCCGCGCGGCGGCGGGGGTTGCGGTCGAGGCGATGGGTGGCCCGCCGGCGCGGCGCATCAGCACCAACGGTCCCCGCCACTGGATCGAGGTGCGGGGCCTCGGCTGTAAGCACAGTGCAGCGATCGCCACCGACATACTCGCGGCCGTCCGCGCAACGCCCGGTGTGCTCGAGGCCTTCCTGAACCCCACCATTGCGCGGCTGGTCGTCACCGTCGACGCCGACGGACCCTCGGTGGCGCAGCTCTGCCGGATCGTCGCCGGCGCCGAGCGCCGCCACGGGACCAGCGACACGTACCCGGCCAGTCTGCCCGGCGATGACACGCTGCTGATGGGACGGATGATCGCGGCCGCGGCCGCCACCACCGGCTTCGCCCTGTCGCTGACCGGCAGCCTGCTGCGGCTGCCCAGGTTGCCCGACCTGGTGGCCGTGCCGCCAACCCTGGCCGACCACCTGCCGCGACTGCGCCGCGAGCTGGAACGACGCCTCGGACCCGAGGGCACCGACATGTTCTTCGGCGTCGTCAACGCCACGGCGGCCGCGCTGACGCTGTCGCCGACGGCGGCGGCCGCCGAGGCCGCGACCCGCGCGATGCTGGCGGCCGAGGCCTGGACCGGCCGGCTCACCTGGCGTCGCCATGAACCTGGGCTGGGCAGCCGGCCGGTGCCTGACGACGCCGCGTCGGCACCCAGAAGCGTGCCGACTCCCGCCGACGGTCCGGCGGAACGCTACGCCAACCGCATCGGTGCGATCGGCCTCGGCGCCGCCGCCGTGGCCGGCGTGCTCTCCCGCAACCCCGACACGGCCGGCGCCGCCGCGCTGGCCGCCGTTCCGAAGCCGTTGCGCACGGTGCGGGAGGCATTCGGCTGCGCGATGAGCCGCGGCCTGGCCGCCCGCCACGACGCGCTGGTGCTGCGCCCTGGTGCCTTGCGCACACTCGACCGGGTCGACGCGATCATGATCGACCCGCGGGCGTTCTACGTTGACGAGTTGATGGTCAGTCGCATTCTGGGAGTTCAGGATTCGCAACGTACCCGAGCCTGGGAAGCGGTGCGCGCCGCACTGGACAATGGTGAGCTGAGCCCCGGATGGCACGACCTGGCCGATATCCCCGGAGCCGGCGGGGGCACCGGCCAGGCGCTGATCAGCCCGGTGCGCGATCCGTTCGCCGCGGCGGTGCTCACCGAGGCACGCCGCTCGCACCCCCGCGTCTCCTCCCTCGATGACGATGGATTGCGTTCTCTAGCACAAGGATTCGACCAGCTGTATCCGGTGGACGGGTCGGTCGACGACGCGGTGGCAGCGGCTGTCGCCGAGCTGAAGGCGGGTGGCGCCACCGTGGCGTTGCTGACCACCTCGCAGCTGAAGGCCGCGCAGCGGGCCGATGTCACGATCGGCGTGCAGCGGCAGCGGCATCCTGCGCCCTGGGGTTCCGACGTTGTCGTTACGGATCTGGCCGGCGCATGGCGGGTGCTGCATGCGCTGCCGGCCGCGCGCGCGGCTACCGACAACGCGGTTCGGCTGTCGGCCTCGGCCTCGGCGATCGGCGCCCTGATGTTGATTCCCGGCGTACCGGGCCGCAGTTCCGTCTCGGTCAACATCGGTATGGCCGCCAGCCTGTGGTTCGGATTCCGTTCGGCTGCAAAGGTTTTCCGCGATCCACTGCCCGAACCCGAAACCGTCCACGACTGGCACAGCCTGCCCGTCACCGAAGTGCGGCGGCTGCTGCCTCGCCCCGCCGACGAACACCGGGCCGAAGCAGCGTCCACCTGGTGGCAAAGCCTGCCGCCGATTCGTCTGGCACACAAGGCGAGTGTGGGATCGTGGCGACTCGTCCGCGACTTCGCGGACGAGATGCGCTCCGACCTGTCCGACCCGATCACGCCGCTGCTGGCCACGGGCGCGCTGGCCAGCGCGCTGCTCGGCTCGCCGCTGGATGCGGTTCTGGTGGCTGGCGTGCTTCTGGTCAACGCCGGGTTGTCGGCCGAACAGCAGTTGCACGCCGAACGCATCCTCAATCGGCTGCTGGCCGTACAGGATCCGTCCGCGCGCCGTCGGGTCGGCCCTCTCGACGAGCAGCGCGACGAGAAGGTGGCCGCCAAGCGGCTGCGACCGGGCGACATCATCGAAATCCATGCCGACGAGGTGGTCCCGGCCGACGCCCGGCTGCTGCAAGCATCGGACGTCGAGGTCGACGAATCCATGCTGACCGGCGAATCGCTGCCGGTGGCCAAGCAAACCGAGCCGACGCCCGGCGCCCCGCTGGCCGAACGGGACTGCATGCTGTATGCCGGCACCACGGTGGTTGCCGGCACGGCCGTGGCCGTGGTGACCGCGGTCGGTTCGCGTTCGGAGGTCCGCCGGGCACTGGCGATGGCGCCCAGGAAGTCGGCGGAGATCGGTCTGCAACGACAGTTGCGGCGCATCACCCGGCGGGCGTTGCCGTTCAGTGTCGCCGGCGGGGCGCTGGTCGGGCTGCTCAGTGTGGCGCGGGGCACGCCGTTGCGCGCGGCGGTGGGAAGCGCGGTCACGCTGATCGTCGCCGCCATTCCCGAGGGACTGACACTCGTGGTGACGCTGGCTCAGCTGGCCGCCGCGCGCCGGCTCACCGGAGAGTCGGTGCTGATCCGTAATGCCCACTGCATCGAGGCGCTGGCCCGGCTGAACGTGGTGTGCTTCGACAAGACCGGCACGCTGAGTGAGAACCGGCTCAAGGTCAAGGTCGTGCGCCCGATGACGGGTTTCACCCCCGCGCAGGTGCTGGACGCGGCGCTGAGCACCACCTATTCGAGGCACGCCCACCGCGTTGAGCATGCCACCGACGATGCGATAAACCAGGCCGCCGCCGACCCCGCGCTTCGGGGTTCGCGGCCACAACCGCGGCCGAACCGGGACGCCTTCTTGCCCTTCCAATCGGGTCGCCCGTTCGCGGCCGCTCTGGTCGGTACGCGGCTGACCCTCAAAGGCTCACCCGAGGTGCTCTCGTCGGCGCTCGCCGGGCCCAGAACCCGGATTGGCCCGTTGCGCAAGCAGATCGACGAGTTGGCGGCCAAGGGGTTGCGCGTGCTGGCGGTGGCCGAACGCCGCCTCAGCCGCGAGCAGGCCGCGGCCGCGGCGGCCGATCCCGATCTGCTGGAAAGCCTGTGCACCTCCGATCTCACCCCGATCGGTCTGCTCGGGATGGCCGACACCCCGCGGCCCACCGCCCAGGCCGTGCTGGCGGCACTTGCCGACCGCGAGATCGGTGTGCGGCTGATCACCGGCGACCACCCCACGACCGCGGCCGTGATCGCCCAGGAACTGGGCATCGACGTGACCGTCGAGCAGGTGGTCACCGGCTCCGACTGGGAAGCGATGTCCGCCGACCAGCGCGCCGAGGCGGTCGTGTCGCGGCTGGTCTTCGCGCGGATGACCCCGGAGCACAAGATCGAGGTGGTCCAGACTCTGGAACGGGCCGGGCTGGTCACGGCGATGGTCGGCGACGGCGTCAACGATGCGGCGGCGATCCGGGCGGCCAGCGTCGGCATCGGTGTGGGCGCGCGCGGCAGCGACGCAGCCCGCACGGCCGCCGATGTGGTGCTGCTCGACGGGAAGATCGAGGCACTGCTGGACGCCCTCGACGAAGGCGAGCAGCTGTGGCGCCGCGTGCATTCGGCGGTGTCGGTGCTGCTGGGCGGCAACCTCGGCGAGGTGTCCTTTGCATTGATCACCACGATCCTGACCGGGCGTTCGGTGCTCAACGCCCGCCAGATGCTGTTGGTCAACATGCTGACCGACGCGCTGCCGGCCGCCGCCCTGGCCGTGAGCCCCCAGGCGGGAACCGCCGAGGTCGACCGCGGCGAGGCGGGGATGTGGCGCGCGATCGGGATTCGTGGCGCGTCCACCACGATCGGCGCCATGCTGGCGTGGCTGCTGGCCAGCACGACCGGCACCCAGCGCCGCGCGGCGACGGTGGCGTTGATCGGGTTGGTCGGCACACAACTGGCCCAGACGCTCGCCGACTCGCACAGCGCGCTGGTGGTGCTGACCACCGTCGGGTCCTTGGGCGCGCTGGCGTTGGTGGTGACCACCCCCGGTCTCAGCCAGGTGTTCGGCTGCACCCCCGTGGGCCCGCTGGGCTGGGGTCAGGCGCTGCTGGCGGCCGCGGTGGCCGGCGGGATCTCGGCGCTGGCTCCCGACCTGCTGGTTCGCGCCTCGGAGAACGCCCGGCGGCTCATCGCCGCCACCGCAGACGGTGCGGCATCGGTCGACGCCGTTGATTCGCTCGCACGCAGGTAA
- a CDS encoding FMN-binding glutamate synthase family protein → MRARRKPLAAVVGGGLAGVVGWDLVQRRHTILRNYPIIGHLRYLLEAVGPELRQYIVTDNNAERPFSRDQRRWVYTSSKLTNRYFGFGSDNDLERSYNYPIIKHAAFPVSAPDGDPGHPDPAVPLPAAKVLGGARGRAKAFRPSSLVNVSGMSFGSLSGAAVTALNKGVALAGALQTTGEGGISPYHLNGGDLVWQVGTGYFGCRNEDGTFSLPRLVDRVAATPSIRAIEIKLSQGAKPGLGGMLPGGKVTPEIAAIRGVPAGVDCRSPAGHSAFHDVDGLLELVEAIAAQTGLPVGIKSAVGDGAFWPQLAARMARTGRGVDFVTVDGGEGGTGAAPLVFSDHVALPFKWAFPRVYRAFAEEGLHHDVVFIGSGKLGIPENALLALAMGCDMVNVGRTAMFAIGCIQAQRCHTGRCPSGVATQSAWLQHGLDPALKSVRCANYLATLRFELLCLARACGYVHPALVPLDTIELLDVDLQTVQVDELFGYKPDWGLPGPADVEAITQLMTG, encoded by the coding sequence TTGAGAGCGCGGAGAAAACCCCTGGCCGCCGTCGTCGGCGGGGGCCTGGCCGGGGTGGTCGGCTGGGACCTGGTGCAGCGCCGCCACACCATCTTGCGCAACTACCCGATCATCGGGCACCTGCGTTACCTGCTGGAAGCGGTGGGGCCGGAGCTGCGCCAGTACATCGTCACCGACAACAACGCCGAGCGGCCCTTCAGCCGCGACCAGCGGCGCTGGGTCTACACCTCGTCGAAATTGACCAACCGGTACTTCGGGTTCGGCAGCGACAACGATCTCGAACGTTCCTACAACTACCCGATCATCAAGCACGCGGCGTTCCCGGTGTCGGCCCCGGACGGCGACCCGGGTCACCCCGATCCGGCGGTGCCGCTGCCGGCGGCCAAGGTGCTCGGCGGCGCGCGGGGCCGGGCCAAGGCCTTCCGGCCGTCGTCGTTGGTCAACGTCTCCGGAATGAGCTTCGGGTCCCTGAGCGGCGCGGCCGTCACCGCGCTGAACAAGGGCGTGGCCCTGGCCGGAGCGCTGCAGACCACGGGGGAGGGCGGGATATCGCCGTACCACCTCAACGGCGGTGACCTCGTCTGGCAGGTCGGCACCGGGTACTTCGGCTGTCGCAACGAGGACGGAACATTCAGCCTGCCCCGGCTGGTCGACCGGGTGGCCGCGACCCCGTCGATCAGGGCCATCGAAATCAAGCTCAGCCAGGGCGCCAAGCCGGGTCTGGGCGGCATGCTCCCCGGCGGCAAGGTGACTCCGGAAATCGCGGCCATCCGCGGCGTTCCGGCCGGCGTGGACTGCCGCAGTCCTGCAGGGCATTCCGCATTCCACGACGTCGACGGGCTGCTCGAGCTCGTCGAGGCCATCGCCGCGCAGACCGGTCTTCCGGTGGGCATCAAGTCGGCGGTCGGCGACGGGGCGTTCTGGCCGCAACTGGCCGCGCGCATGGCCCGCACCGGACGCGGTGTGGACTTCGTGACCGTCGACGGCGGGGAGGGCGGCACCGGCGCGGCGCCGCTGGTGTTCAGCGACCACGTGGCGCTGCCCTTCAAGTGGGCATTTCCCAGGGTCTACCGCGCCTTTGCCGAAGAAGGCCTGCACCACGACGTGGTGTTCATCGGCTCGGGCAAGCTCGGCATCCCGGAGAATGCGCTGTTGGCCCTGGCCATGGGCTGCGACATGGTCAACGTCGGCCGCACGGCCATGTTCGCCATTGGCTGCATCCAGGCCCAGCGCTGCCACACCGGCCGCTGCCCGTCGGGCGTGGCCACCCAATCGGCATGGCTGCAGCACGGCCTCGACCCGGCGTTGAAGTCGGTGCGCTGTGCCAACTACCTGGCCACGCTGCGCTTCGAACTGCTCTGTCTGGCGCGTGCCTGCGGCTATGTCCACCCGGCGCTGGTACCCCTGGACACCATCGAGCTGCTCGACGTCGACCTGCAGACCGTGCAGGTCGACGAGTTGTTCGGCTACAAGCCCGACTGGGGCCTGCCCGGGCCGGCCGACGTCGAAGCGATCACGCAGCTCATGACCGGCTGA
- a CDS encoding magnesium transporter CorA family protein — protein MAVVHVAPSYQGCVWRCGEPQDDFEFDRISDYLSEDDTLVWVDLCGPDHETLRELAAELGLNPWAVEDAVAAAERVKATAYETHTFFTVYAVDVCPVAKAGADPRPMLAMHRISAFVLARGLITVRLTPDFDMAQVTRQWREIGGQRHGVGALVHGLLDVVVDSHFAAVEALDDCVEDIEDELFDGNSRQASFQRRTFQLRRDLVNLRRVALPMREVVNSIQHHRLHALQAEAARELDPLYADLYDHVLRVSEWTESLRDMITTIFETNLSLQDARLNTVMKKLTGWAAIIAVPTAITGYYGQNIPYPGFGHVSGFIVSTSVIVVLMVVLYVTFRRRDWL, from the coding sequence ATGGCCGTCGTGCATGTCGCGCCGAGTTACCAGGGTTGCGTATGGCGTTGCGGTGAGCCACAGGACGACTTCGAATTCGACCGCATCTCCGATTACCTCAGCGAGGACGACACCTTGGTGTGGGTCGACTTGTGCGGTCCGGACCACGAAACACTGCGCGAGCTGGCGGCCGAACTCGGCCTGAACCCCTGGGCCGTCGAAGACGCCGTGGCAGCAGCCGAACGTGTCAAAGCCACCGCGTACGAAACCCACACCTTCTTCACCGTCTATGCCGTCGACGTCTGCCCCGTTGCCAAAGCCGGCGCCGATCCCCGGCCGATGCTGGCGATGCACCGGATTTCGGCGTTCGTGCTTGCCCGGGGTTTGATTACGGTGCGCCTGACGCCGGACTTCGACATGGCGCAGGTCACGCGACAATGGCGGGAAATCGGCGGTCAGCGCCACGGTGTCGGCGCATTGGTGCACGGGTTGCTTGATGTCGTGGTCGACAGTCATTTCGCGGCGGTGGAGGCGCTCGACGACTGCGTCGAAGACATCGAGGACGAGTTGTTCGACGGCAACTCGCGGCAGGCGAGCTTTCAGCGCCGGACCTTCCAGTTGCGCAGGGACCTGGTGAACCTGCGGCGGGTTGCGTTGCCGATGCGCGAAGTCGTCAACTCCATCCAGCACCATCGCCTGCACGCCTTGCAGGCCGAGGCGGCCCGAGAACTCGACCCGCTCTACGCCGACCTGTATGACCACGTGCTTCGGGTATCGGAATGGACCGAGTCGTTACGTGACATGATCACAACCATTTTCGAAACCAATCTGTCGCTGCAGGACGCGCGGCTGAACACCGTCATGAAGAAGCTGACCGGGTGGGCCGCCATCATTGCCGTACCGACCGCGATCACGGGCTATTACGGCCAGAACATTCCCTACCCCGGTTTCGGCCACGTCTCGGGTTTCATTGTCAGCACCAGCGTGATCGTCGTCCTGATGGTGGTGCTCTATGTGACGTTCCGGCGGCGCGACTGGCTCTGA